Proteins encoded in a region of the Streptomyces sp. PCS3-D2 genome:
- the fxsT gene encoding FxSxx-COOH system tetratricopeptide repeat protein, with product MTTGSRQDRESAQQPPQPQQPQQPLLPQQPQRPQRFVISFAGFNRPWAVWIAHRLEEHGHRVALQRWDPQNSPGLTQALDDLARSGSRVLLVLSERYFSAGTHTDDEWNTALRAVTDAHPDRFAAVCLTDAPLPSAVAVLEKTDLWGLDAYEAEYRVLRRLELPTDRIGTETGRRGPRFPNDPPEIWGRVPRRNPRFTGRNDVIGTLRQALAEAPPGASTVTLLGLSGVGKTQVATEYAYRFASEYDVVWWVPAEDRPTLRERLAELAPALGLPRGAGSYGEQIRAVLEALRRGTPFSRWLMVFDGCDNPDDLIDLLPSGGSGDVIITSRNREWAARHTSLVEVPLYARPESITFIRRRALRLTADEADQLAEALEDYPLALDQTAGWLADSPLPVGDYLALLQRRMDSREAVTVSEDYPLPFPTALAILLNNVRENFPDALALLRLFVFFAPGPVPLRLLREFPADDVPEQLAGLINDQIRWNGALNKLVQFSVVRLEYSDLPVEEGGGGLETVQLHRMVHGIVREDLSEEEAEPLARAVRQVLAAADPGRPSDSRLWPRYAELVPHLLPSGAITSSNPRIQNFLLHCLRYLILAGEYRTCLHLCEETDQIWRARLGEDHPKVRELSYQYGNSLRNLGLFRRAETLTRAVADRLTGERGDQDLESLRATSAYGGVLLCIAKFEPAREIFEHCLATYRELLGEDDSITLDAQNNLAATYRLLGRYQDAYDLDLDTLRRRERVLMPLHISTLASGIACAMGLRLMGRYREAQTRQEQGVKLNTQVLGLGHPQTLRAEHNLGLCLRRSGDIPGAGLRLRTVWERATRVFGVDYPWTLMVASDYATYLREYGDIGEARRISEDVVRGYQSQLGLAHPYSIGTVGNLGLVLRAQGERAEGLSLAEQALVGMRGALGSRHPWTLGCALNATGHRNINGRLEDALDLSRETLRTAERVLGPEHPMTLSAQIALAADLRSVREDTEAGTHEDAGIKGLTRTLGAQHVHTVSAKQRSRPYWDFEPQP from the coding sequence ATGACCACCGGTAGCCGGCAGGACCGCGAATCGGCGCAACAGCCTCCCCAACCGCAACAGCCCCAGCAGCCTCTCCTGCCGCAGCAACCCCAGCGGCCCCAGCGCTTCGTCATCAGCTTCGCGGGCTTCAACCGCCCCTGGGCCGTGTGGATCGCCCACCGCCTGGAGGAACACGGCCACCGCGTCGCCCTCCAGCGCTGGGACCCGCAGAACAGCCCCGGCCTCACCCAGGCCCTGGACGACCTCGCCCGCTCCGGCAGCCGCGTCCTCCTCGTCCTCAGCGAACGCTACTTCTCCGCCGGCACCCACACCGACGACGAGTGGAACACCGCCCTGCGCGCGGTCACCGACGCCCACCCGGACCGATTCGCCGCCGTCTGCCTCACCGACGCGCCCCTGCCCAGCGCCGTCGCCGTACTGGAGAAGACCGACCTGTGGGGCCTCGACGCCTACGAGGCCGAATACCGCGTACTGCGCCGACTCGAACTGCCCACCGACCGCATCGGCACCGAAACCGGCCGCCGCGGCCCCCGCTTCCCCAACGACCCGCCCGAGATCTGGGGCCGCGTCCCGCGCCGCAACCCCCGCTTCACCGGCCGCAACGACGTCATCGGCACCCTGCGCCAGGCCCTCGCCGAAGCACCGCCCGGCGCGTCCACCGTCACCCTCCTCGGCCTCTCCGGCGTCGGCAAGACCCAGGTCGCCACCGAATACGCCTACCGCTTCGCCTCCGAGTACGACGTCGTGTGGTGGGTCCCCGCCGAGGACCGCCCCACCCTGCGCGAACGCCTCGCCGAACTCGCCCCCGCCCTCGGCCTCCCCCGAGGCGCCGGCAGCTACGGCGAGCAGATCAGGGCCGTCCTCGAAGCGCTGCGCCGCGGAACCCCGTTCAGCCGGTGGCTGATGGTCTTCGACGGCTGCGACAACCCCGACGACCTCATCGACCTGCTCCCCTCGGGCGGCTCCGGCGACGTCATCATCACCTCCCGCAACCGCGAATGGGCCGCCCGGCACACCAGCCTCGTCGAGGTCCCCCTCTACGCCCGCCCCGAATCGATCACCTTCATCCGCCGCCGCGCCCTGCGCCTCACCGCCGACGAGGCCGACCAGCTCGCCGAGGCCCTGGAGGACTACCCGCTCGCCCTCGACCAGACCGCAGGCTGGCTCGCCGACTCCCCGCTGCCCGTCGGCGACTACCTCGCCCTCCTCCAGCGCCGGATGGACTCCCGCGAGGCCGTCACCGTCTCCGAGGACTACCCGCTGCCCTTCCCCACCGCCCTCGCCATACTCCTCAACAACGTCCGGGAGAACTTCCCCGACGCCCTCGCCCTGCTGCGGCTGTTCGTGTTCTTCGCCCCCGGCCCGGTCCCCCTGCGCCTGCTGCGCGAATTCCCCGCCGACGACGTGCCCGAACAGCTCGCCGGCCTCATCAACGACCAGATCCGGTGGAACGGCGCGCTCAACAAGCTCGTCCAGTTCTCCGTCGTACGACTGGAGTACTCCGACCTCCCCGTGGAGGAGGGCGGCGGCGGGCTGGAGACCGTACAGCTCCACCGCATGGTCCACGGCATCGTCCGCGAGGACCTCTCCGAGGAGGAGGCCGAGCCACTCGCCCGGGCGGTCCGCCAGGTCCTCGCCGCCGCCGACCCCGGCCGGCCCTCCGACTCCCGGCTCTGGCCCCGCTACGCCGAACTCGTCCCCCACCTCCTCCCCTCCGGCGCCATCACCAGCAGCAACCCGCGGATCCAGAACTTCCTGCTGCACTGCCTGCGCTACCTGATCCTCGCCGGCGAATACCGCACCTGCCTGCACCTGTGCGAGGAGACCGACCAGATCTGGCGGGCCAGGCTCGGCGAGGACCACCCCAAGGTCCGAGAGCTCAGCTACCAGTACGGCAACTCCCTGCGCAACCTCGGCCTGTTCCGCCGCGCCGAGACCCTCACCCGGGCCGTCGCCGACCGGCTCACCGGCGAACGCGGCGACCAGGACCTGGAGAGCCTGCGCGCCACCAGCGCCTACGGCGGCGTCCTACTCTGCATCGCCAAGTTCGAACCCGCCCGCGAGATCTTCGAGCACTGCCTCGCCACCTACCGCGAACTGCTCGGCGAGGACGACTCCATCACCCTCGACGCCCAGAACAACCTCGCCGCCACCTACCGGCTGCTCGGCCGCTACCAGGACGCCTACGACCTCGACCTGGACACCCTGCGCCGCCGCGAACGCGTCCTGATGCCCCTGCACATCTCCACCCTCGCCTCCGGCATCGCGTGCGCCATGGGACTCCGGCTCATGGGCCGCTACCGAGAGGCCCAGACCCGGCAGGAACAGGGCGTCAAACTCAACACCCAGGTACTCGGACTCGGCCACCCCCAGACCCTGCGCGCCGAACACAACCTCGGCCTGTGCCTGCGCCGCTCCGGCGACATCCCGGGGGCCGGCCTGCGCCTGCGCACCGTCTGGGAACGCGCGACCCGCGTCTTCGGCGTCGACTACCCGTGGACGCTGATGGTCGCCTCCGACTACGCCACCTACCTCAGGGAGTACGGCGACATCGGCGAGGCCCGCCGGATCTCCGAGGACGTGGTCCGCGGCTACCAGTCGCAGCTCGGCCTCGCCCACCCGTACAGCATCGGCACGGTCGGCAACCTCGGCCTGGTCCTGCGCGCCCAGGGCGAACGCGCCGAGGGCCTCTCCCTGGCCGAGCAGGCGCTGGTCGGCATGCGCGGCGCACTCGGCAGCCGGCACCCCTGGACCCTCGGCTGCGCCCTCAACGCCACCGGACACCGCAACATCAACGGCCGACTGGAGGACGCCCTGGACCTGAGCCGGGAAACCCTGCGCACGGCCGAGCGGGTCCTGGGCCCCGAGCACCCGATGACCCTGAGCGCTCAGATCGCCCTGGCCGCTGACCTGCGGTCCGTACGCGAGGACACGGAGGCCGGCACACACGAGGACGCGGGCATCAAGGGCCTGACCCGCACCCTGGGCGCCCAACACGTCCATACGGTCTCGGCGAAACAACGCTCCAGACCGTACTGGGACTTCGAGCCACAGCCGTAA
- a CDS encoding SAV_2336 N-terminal domain-related protein codes for MPEPAVPPCLAAPPSVAPGVPELAALLRAAGLDPSAEELADALWLAGHIRGPGPDLPGTRGPGPEAESDDPVVEPVDPARAEADPEDPVRLYAPGAHRAGEAGGEPPEPSPEEYGVPVRVPGAAALPRILDVQRALRALQRHRPSAPPTRLVIDEGATADASARALGLLIPVLRPETRREATVRLVMDASPSMAVWQEMFEELRSVCERLGAFRDVQVHYLHRRQDGTAALGRGPGPGSALRSGDQLRDPTGRALTMVVSDCAGPLWREGQAQRLLHRWAECTPCMVVQPLPQRLWGRSWLPTERGTLARLEGAGPKLRFRPDRPPLPGRPAGGIAVPVLPPSPTALGAWARLVAGLGTGPVAAEVGRVRADHPAAPVPPPPAARPPRELVARFRSSAAPRAVQLAVYLSAAPLTLPVMRLVQRTMLPDSEPSDLAEVLLSGLLRRSAPGPGHWYEFVPGVQDVLLGPLGRDEAALVLKHCSEYVGAHFGAGVRNFPALAVAQLTGMAPLVEAAEPDDGEQDPGGRLPQAFAQVSAKVVRRFLPGVPQDGQPVRETRAAPLPARAGAVRAARDRLADADAEGDAGPRALHEAVAVLRRAVTAPVGPADPPEEAETELAGALLRLWAAERDPELLAEAQRAVSGLRTAAAWAARGRVLYERALAAGPDPELLAAADREFAAAAASPTAAPELRRDCAVRRAETLIRLGGLRDDTDALRAARAALAPLAGSVPGGEPGQDTGPAPEAASAPHHELHRALGRVLLALLPRTPDPAERTALAEEAAGRLAAALSAPPAGSGSGAVSRAGSGRVRVELADALRHLPARLEEAAAQLATVLEETGGDPELRVAALLCLARVHRERYARDADPVALEDAAEAYGRARRLAPRDGEAFRDLLPEWGDVLLERARGAGGRRFTGAAVRVLRESRAAVPQSDPGAAHRLVRLATGLRLRHAYDRDAVDLREAEYLLELAVRNSRGPLERARAWRDHADVQQEIHGHTRAADRLDRAAESYRLAWRAALEADREGRDDHEGREEPDGRAGREDTALRLAARVQESRGEVLERLARPRAALEEYRSALQLWKRIGADPDGRSEGLRARVRALEAGQ; via the coding sequence GTGCCCGAACCCGCCGTACCGCCCTGCCTCGCCGCGCCGCCGTCCGTCGCACCCGGCGTTCCGGAACTGGCCGCCCTGCTGCGGGCGGCCGGGCTCGATCCCTCCGCCGAGGAACTCGCCGACGCCCTCTGGCTCGCCGGGCACATCCGCGGTCCCGGACCGGACCTCCCGGGCACCCGGGGCCCGGGGCCAGAAGCGGAATCTGATGATCCGGTGGTGGAGCCCGTGGACCCCGCACGGGCGGAGGCGGATCCCGAGGACCCCGTGCGGCTCTACGCACCCGGGGCGCACCGCGCCGGCGAGGCCGGGGGCGAGCCGCCCGAGCCGTCGCCCGAGGAGTACGGAGTACCCGTACGCGTGCCCGGCGCCGCCGCCCTGCCCCGCATCCTCGACGTCCAGCGGGCCCTACGGGCCCTCCAGCGGCACCGACCGTCGGCCCCGCCCACCCGGCTGGTGATCGACGAGGGCGCCACCGCCGACGCCAGCGCCCGCGCCCTCGGCCTGCTCATCCCGGTGCTGCGGCCGGAGACCCGGCGGGAGGCAACCGTACGGCTCGTGATGGACGCCTCCCCCTCCATGGCGGTCTGGCAGGAGATGTTCGAGGAACTGCGCTCCGTCTGCGAGCGGTTGGGGGCCTTCCGAGACGTCCAGGTGCACTACCTGCACCGCCGGCAGGACGGCACGGCGGCGCTCGGACGCGGCCCCGGCCCCGGCTCCGCACTGCGCTCGGGTGACCAGCTGCGGGACCCGACCGGCCGGGCCCTGACCATGGTCGTCTCCGACTGCGCCGGGCCGCTGTGGCGCGAGGGCCAGGCCCAGCGGCTGCTGCACCGCTGGGCCGAGTGCACCCCGTGCATGGTGGTCCAGCCCCTGCCGCAGCGGTTGTGGGGGCGCAGCTGGCTGCCGACCGAGCGAGGCACCCTCGCCCGGCTGGAGGGTGCCGGACCGAAGCTGCGGTTCCGGCCGGACCGGCCGCCGCTGCCCGGCCGGCCCGCGGGCGGGATCGCCGTGCCGGTGCTGCCGCCGAGCCCGACCGCACTCGGGGCATGGGCCCGGCTCGTCGCCGGCCTCGGCACCGGACCGGTCGCCGCCGAGGTGGGCCGGGTACGGGCGGACCACCCGGCCGCGCCCGTCCCGCCACCGCCCGCCGCCCGCCCGCCGCGCGAACTCGTCGCACGGTTCCGCTCCTCGGCCGCGCCCCGCGCCGTACAACTGGCCGTGTACCTGTCGGCGGCCCCGCTGACGCTGCCCGTCATGCGCCTGGTGCAGCGCACGATGCTGCCGGACTCCGAGCCGTCGGACCTGGCGGAAGTACTGCTCAGCGGGCTGCTGAGGCGCAGCGCACCGGGCCCGGGACACTGGTACGAGTTCGTGCCCGGGGTACAGGACGTACTGCTGGGGCCGCTGGGCCGCGACGAGGCCGCGCTGGTCCTCAAACACTGCTCGGAGTACGTAGGGGCGCACTTCGGCGCCGGCGTGCGCAACTTCCCCGCCCTCGCGGTCGCACAGCTGACCGGCATGGCACCGCTGGTGGAGGCCGCCGAGCCGGACGACGGGGAACAGGACCCCGGGGGGCGGCTCCCGCAGGCCTTCGCACAGGTTTCGGCCAAAGTCGTACGGCGCTTCCTGCCCGGTGTACCGCAGGACGGGCAGCCGGTACGGGAGACCCGGGCGGCCCCCCTGCCCGCCCGGGCCGGGGCGGTGCGCGCCGCCCGGGACCGCCTCGCGGACGCGGACGCCGAAGGCGACGCGGGTCCGCGGGCCCTGCACGAGGCCGTGGCGGTCCTGCGGCGGGCGGTCACGGCCCCGGTCGGGCCCGCGGACCCGCCGGAGGAGGCCGAGACGGAGCTGGCGGGCGCGCTGCTGCGGTTGTGGGCGGCCGAACGCGACCCGGAACTCCTCGCCGAGGCCCAGCGGGCCGTGAGCGGGCTGCGGACCGCCGCCGCGTGGGCGGCGCGCGGGCGGGTGCTGTACGAGCGGGCGCTCGCCGCCGGCCCGGACCCCGAGCTGCTCGCCGCGGCGGACCGCGAGTTCGCGGCGGCGGCCGCATCTCCCACCGCCGCACCGGAACTGCGGCGGGACTGCGCGGTACGGCGGGCCGAGACCCTGATCCGGCTCGGCGGGCTGCGCGACGACACGGACGCGCTGCGCGCGGCCCGCGCGGCCCTGGCCCCCCTGGCGGGCTCCGTCCCCGGCGGGGAACCAGGGCAGGACACGGGACCGGCCCCGGAGGCTGCCTCCGCACCCCACCACGAGCTGCACCGGGCCCTCGGCCGGGTCCTGCTGGCGCTCCTGCCCCGCACCCCCGACCCGGCCGAGCGCACAGCCCTGGCCGAAGAGGCCGCCGGCCGGTTGGCGGCGGCCCTGAGCGCACCGCCGGCCGGATCCGGATCCGGGGCGGTGTCCCGGGCCGGATCCGGGCGGGTGCGGGTGGAACTGGCCGACGCGCTGCGGCACCTTCCGGCGCGGCTGGAGGAGGCCGCCGCGCAGCTGGCCACCGTTCTGGAGGAGACCGGCGGGGATCCGGAGCTGCGGGTGGCCGCCCTGCTGTGCCTGGCCCGGGTCCACCGCGAGCGGTACGCCCGCGACGCCGACCCGGTGGCGCTGGAGGACGCGGCCGAGGCCTACGGCCGCGCCCGCAGGCTCGCGCCCCGCGACGGGGAGGCCTTCCGGGACCTCCTTCCCGAGTGGGGCGACGTCCTGCTGGAACGCGCCCGCGGCGCCGGCGGCCGCCGCTTCACCGGGGCGGCCGTACGCGTCCTGCGCGAGAGCCGCGCGGCCGTCCCGCAGTCCGACCCGGGAGCCGCCCACCGGCTGGTGCGGCTGGCCACCGGGCTGCGGCTGCGCCACGCGTACGACAGGGACGCGGTGGACCTGCGGGAGGCGGAGTACCTGTTGGAACTGGCCGTCCGCAACAGCCGCGGCCCGCTCGAACGGGCCCGCGCCTGGCGGGACCACGCCGATGTGCAGCAGGAGATCCACGGCCACACACGGGCCGCGGACCGCCTCGACCGGGCCGCCGAGTCCTACCGGCTGGCCTGGCGGGCGGCCCTGGAGGCGGACCGCGAGGGCCGCGACGACCACGAGGGACGCGAGGAGCCCGACGGCCGGGCGGGCCGCGAGGACACCGCGCTGCGCCTGGCCGCCCGGGTGCAGGAGTCCCGCGGGGAGGTGCTGGAGCGGCTCGCCCGGCCCAGGGCGGCCCTGGAGGAGTACCGCTCGGCGCTACAGCTGTGGAAGCGGATCGGTGCCGACCCCGACGGGCGCTCCGAAGGGCTGCGCGCGCGGGTGCGGGCCCTGGAGGCGGGGCAGTGA
- a CDS encoding MoxR family ATPase — protein sequence MNDDWLIYRGVGEPHDGIDALPDPPPWRNFDGGPLVAPGPAAAAEGNVARRLGAHRQAAELHRPEPEELEAVNAALYLRRPLLVTGFPGTGKSTLAHSVAHELKLGRVLRWPVVSRTVLQDGLYRYDALARLQDVQLAAGGAAAGAGTPAAVPGIGRYIRLGPLGTALLPTARPRVLLVDELDKSDIDLPNDLLNVLEEGEFALPELERVADTEPEVEVLTDDGAKVTVRGGRVRCRSFPFIILTSNGERDFPAALLRRCIQLKLGQPGEKRLATMVRAHLGEEAARLGGDLIREFLGRSQSELVAADQLLNAVYLTHYTSPATREDLADLLIQRLDRPR from the coding sequence ATGAACGACGACTGGCTCATCTACCGCGGGGTCGGCGAACCCCACGACGGCATCGACGCCCTGCCCGACCCGCCGCCCTGGCGGAACTTCGACGGCGGGCCCCTCGTGGCGCCGGGCCCGGCCGCGGCCGCCGAGGGCAACGTCGCCCGCCGGCTCGGCGCGCACCGGCAGGCCGCAGAACTGCACCGGCCGGAGCCCGAGGAGCTGGAGGCCGTCAATGCGGCGCTGTACCTGCGGCGGCCGCTGCTGGTGACCGGATTTCCCGGAACCGGGAAGTCCACCCTTGCGCACTCCGTCGCCCACGAGCTGAAACTGGGGCGGGTGCTGCGCTGGCCGGTGGTGTCGCGGACCGTGCTCCAGGACGGGCTCTACCGCTACGACGCCCTCGCCCGCCTCCAGGACGTGCAGCTCGCGGCCGGCGGGGCGGCGGCCGGGGCGGGAACACCCGCCGCGGTCCCCGGTATCGGCAGGTACATCCGGCTCGGACCCCTGGGCACCGCCCTGCTGCCCACCGCACGGCCCCGCGTGCTGCTCGTCGACGAACTCGACAAGAGCGACATCGACCTCCCCAACGACCTCCTGAACGTGCTGGAGGAGGGGGAGTTCGCCCTCCCCGAGCTGGAGCGGGTCGCCGACACCGAGCCCGAGGTCGAGGTGCTCACCGACGACGGGGCGAAGGTGACCGTGCGGGGCGGCCGGGTCCGCTGCCGGTCCTTCCCCTTCATCATCCTGACCAGCAACGGCGAACGGGACTTCCCCGCCGCCCTGCTGCGACGCTGCATCCAGCTCAAACTCGGGCAGCCCGGCGAGAAACGGCTCGCCACCATGGTCCGCGCCCACCTCGGAGAGGAAGCCGCCCGGCTCGGCGGCGACCTGATCCGCGAGTTCCTGGGCCGCTCGCAGTCCGAACTGGTCGCCGCCGACCAGCTCCTCAACGCCGTCTACCTGACCCACTACACCTCCCCGGCGACCCGGGAGGACCTCGCGGACCTGCTCATCCAGCGCCTCGACCGACCGAGGTGA
- a CDS encoding HEXXH motif domain-containing protein, protein MTAALTAFSVSSHTLRALASTEPSPEGTRLVRDVRRSKRLVLLRAVLDAAPGGSAGQAAEHWALLEEAERRAPAAVRDVLHYPATGVWAEETLRRLHTPFGPPPDLAHLGALAAAAALRAGIPFTHTLRPVHGRLVLPTLGLLRPDRPGPLVLTERSWDPDDPATLPLHALPGGRTALDDLDPYRAPCPARPAPLRPARRLTAKGHKRWDTQWSGALTLLQRYDTVRAEETVQLLRSLVPLAGGSRSSGATLPAAAGSVLARAQAPPALAATLVHEVQHGKLTALADVLTLHTADAAPRHWAPWRSDPRPLEGLLHGTYAHLALAGYWQRAALYGARGAWAQHARIRAQVAAVLPALRAHDRLTTAGREFTDAMAAAERAMDELPPPGDQHAAARRTVDRERRAWCEEHPELAPFAKV, encoded by the coding sequence ATGACCGCCGCCCTCACCGCCTTCAGCGTGTCCTCCCACACCCTGCGCGCCCTCGCCTCCACCGAGCCCTCCCCGGAAGGCACCCGCCTGGTCCGCGACGTACGCCGCTCCAAACGCCTGGTCCTGCTCCGCGCCGTCCTCGACGCAGCCCCCGGCGGCAGCGCCGGCCAGGCCGCCGAGCACTGGGCCCTGCTGGAGGAGGCCGAACGCCGCGCCCCCGCCGCCGTACGCGACGTACTGCACTACCCCGCCACCGGTGTCTGGGCCGAGGAGACCCTGCGCAGGCTGCACACCCCCTTCGGCCCGCCGCCCGACCTCGCCCACCTCGGCGCCCTCGCCGCGGCCGCCGCCCTGCGCGCGGGGATCCCCTTCACCCACACCCTTCGGCCCGTGCACGGCCGCCTCGTCCTGCCCACGCTCGGCCTGCTGCGCCCGGACCGCCCCGGCCCGCTCGTGCTCACCGAACGCTCCTGGGACCCCGACGACCCCGCCACACTGCCCCTGCACGCACTGCCCGGAGGCCGCACCGCCCTCGACGACCTCGACCCCTACCGGGCCCCCTGCCCCGCACGGCCCGCACCCCTGCGCCCCGCCCGCCGCCTCACCGCCAAGGGCCACAAACGGTGGGACACCCAGTGGTCCGGCGCGCTCACCCTGCTCCAGCGCTACGACACCGTCCGCGCGGAGGAGACCGTACAACTGCTGCGCTCCCTCGTACCGCTGGCCGGCGGGTCCCGCTCCAGCGGCGCCACCCTGCCCGCGGCCGCCGGATCCGTGCTCGCCCGCGCACAGGCCCCGCCCGCTCTCGCCGCGACCCTCGTCCACGAGGTGCAGCACGGCAAACTGACCGCCCTCGCCGACGTCCTGACCCTGCACACCGCCGACGCCGCGCCCCGCCACTGGGCCCCCTGGCGCAGCGACCCCCGCCCCCTGGAGGGACTCCTGCACGGCACCTACGCCCACCTGGCGCTGGCCGGGTACTGGCAGCGCGCCGCGCTCTACGGAGCCCGCGGCGCCTGGGCCCAGCACGCCCGCATCCGCGCCCAGGTCGCCGCCGTCCTCCCCGCCCTGCGCGCACACGACCGACTGACCACGGCGGGACGGGAGTTCACCGACGCCATGGCCGCCGCCGAACGGGCCATGGACGAGCTCCCGCCCCCCGGCGACCAGCACGCCGCGGCCCGTCGTACCGTCGACCGCGAACGCCGCGCCTGGTGCGAGGAACACCCCGAACTCGCCCCGTTCGCCAAGGTCTGA
- the fxsA gene encoding FxSxx-COOH cyclophane-containing RiPP peptide has protein sequence MVTKRQDVVPAATGTGCPGRLPDLSGLDLAALRGIDHPVLAEVIEGLVERVAHPAEILNAYDSSAA, from the coding sequence ATGGTGACGAAACGTCAGGACGTGGTGCCGGCGGCCACCGGCACCGGCTGCCCCGGGCGGCTGCCGGACCTCTCCGGGCTCGACCTGGCCGCGCTGCGTGGGATCGACCATCCCGTACTGGCCGAGGTGATCGAAGGCCTGGTGGAACGCGTGGCCCACCCGGCCGAAATCCTCAACGCCTACGACTCCAGCGCTGCCTGA
- a CDS encoding FxsB family cyclophane-forming radical SAM/SPASM peptide maturase — translation MRRAITNGSPPPASAGPAGPAPHTAPGPVRPAAGPAAHASRHARNAPWPYTRLDVAAARAAGHPARPIRQFVLKTRSRCNLACTYCYVYEMADQGWRDQPVAMDPTTAARAAQRIAEHAAAHDLPRVDLVLHGGEPLLTAPAALAAPVEAVRAALAATTPRTRITATVQTNGTLLTRGRLAALAAAGIRIGVSLDGGLPAHNTRRVDHGGRPGFGAAARGLRLLARHPDSYAGVLCVVDLAHDPVETYESLLAFAPPTVGLLLPLANWSAPPPPGPDRRPGGNPYADWLLAVFERWWRDGARRTRIRLFEEIIALLFGLPATTETLGLAPAATAVIETDGSIEQADSLKSAYEGATATGMALDTHSFDQLLDHPGFAARQLGRDALAAGCRTCELVEVCGGGHYPHRYRAGEGFRQPSVYCADLQVLIRHIAAAVQHAAGGPRRATAARPPAAAS, via the coding sequence ATGCGGCGAGCGATCACGAACGGCTCCCCGCCACCCGCGTCCGCCGGACCGGCCGGCCCCGCGCCGCACACCGCCCCGGGCCCCGTCCGGCCGGCGGCCGGCCCCGCGGCGCACGCGTCCCGGCACGCCCGCAACGCCCCCTGGCCCTACACCCGGCTCGACGTCGCCGCCGCGCGGGCGGCAGGCCACCCGGCCCGTCCCATCCGCCAGTTCGTGCTCAAGACCCGCAGCCGCTGCAACCTCGCCTGCACCTACTGCTACGTCTACGAGATGGCCGACCAGGGCTGGCGCGACCAGCCCGTCGCCATGGACCCGACCACCGCCGCCCGCGCCGCGCAGCGGATCGCCGAGCACGCCGCCGCCCACGACCTGCCCCGCGTCGACCTGGTCCTGCACGGCGGCGAACCCCTCCTCACGGCCCCCGCCGCACTGGCCGCGCCCGTGGAAGCCGTGCGCGCCGCCCTCGCCGCCACCACCCCCCGCACCCGGATCACCGCCACCGTCCAGACCAACGGCACCCTCCTCACCCGCGGCCGCCTCGCCGCCCTCGCCGCCGCCGGGATCCGCATCGGCGTCAGCCTCGACGGAGGGCTGCCCGCGCACAACACCCGCCGCGTCGACCACGGCGGCCGCCCCGGCTTCGGCGCCGCCGCCCGCGGCCTGCGCCTGCTCGCACGCCACCCCGACAGCTACGCCGGCGTGCTCTGCGTCGTCGACCTCGCCCACGACCCGGTGGAGACCTACGAATCCCTGCTCGCCTTCGCCCCGCCCACCGTCGGCCTGCTGCTCCCGCTCGCCAACTGGAGCGCCCCGCCGCCCCCGGGCCCAGACCGCCGGCCCGGCGGGAACCCGTACGCCGACTGGCTCCTCGCCGTCTTCGAACGCTGGTGGCGCGACGGAGCACGACGCACCCGCATCCGCCTCTTCGAAGAGATCATCGCCCTGCTGTTCGGACTGCCCGCCACCACCGAGACCCTCGGGCTCGCGCCCGCCGCCACCGCCGTCATCGAGACCGACGGTTCCATCGAACAGGCCGACTCGCTGAAATCCGCGTACGAGGGGGCCACGGCCACCGGCATGGCCCTCGACACCCACAGCTTCGACCAACTCCTCGACCACCCCGGGTTCGCCGCCCGCCAGCTCGGACGGGACGCCCTCGCCGCCGGATGCCGCACCTGCGAACTCGTCGAGGTCTGCGGCGGCGGCCACTACCCGCACCGCTACCGCGCCGGCGAGGGCTTCCGGCAGCCGTCCGTCTACTGCGCCGACCTCCAGGTCCTCATCCGGCACATCGCCGCCGCCGTCCAGCACGCCGCCGGCGGCCCGCGCCGCGCCACCGCCGCCCGCCCCCCGGCGGCCGCCTCATGA